The Nitratidesulfovibrio sp. SRB-5 genomic sequence GGCCCTTGGCGCCACGGTGCGCGTGCCCACGCTGGACGGCGAGGTGGATGTCACCGTGGCCCCCGGCGCGTGCAGCGGGCGCAAGCTGCGCCTGCGCGGCAAGGGGCTGGGCACGGGCGCGGCGCGCGGCGACCAGTACGTGCGCATCGGCATCCGCACGCCGGGAGAAGCCACCCCGCGCGAACGGGAACTGTGGGAAGAACTGGCCCGGACCTCGGCGTTCCGGGCGCGCGACTAGCAGACAGGACGACCGGAACCGGCGCGGAACCCCGCCGACATGACTTGCATCCGGAGGTGACACCACATGTACCCCGATGACGGCAACGAGCACGGATATGACCGGGGGCACGGCCTTGCGCAGGGTGGCGAACTGCCCATCCGTTCGGAATTCATCGCCTGGGCGGAATTCCTTCAGGTGTCGGGCGTGCACCCCAGCCGCCTTGGCGAACTGATAGAACTGGGCTGGCTGGAGCCGCGCCGCACGGCGGGCGAAGGCTACCTGTTCCGCCGTGTGGACGTGTACCGCACCCGCAAGCTGGAACGCATCTGCGCCGACTTCGAACTGAACAGTCTTGGCGGTTCCATCGTGGTGGACCTGCTGGACCGTATCGACCGGCTGGAGCGGCGCGTGCGCGAGCTTGAGGCCCAGCGGTAGCGTCATGGCCTCGTAGCGTTCGGGTCACGCCATGACCAGATGATTGCGCGGCCCGGCAGCGGTGCATCCGCACCGGGCAGCGCGAAATTTTCCGCCACGGGCGCGCCGCCCCCGGCATTCAGGCCGGGGAAGCTGGCAGCCGCCCTCGGCACATCGAAGCTCGCGCCCGGTCCGCCGGGCAAGGGGGAACGAACGATATGGACATCAACAAGTTTACCGAAAAATCGCAGCAGGCCATTGCAGAGGCACAGTCCACCGCCGTGCGCCTCGGGCACCAGCAGGTGGACGTGGAGCACGCCGCGCTGGCCCTGGTCCGTCAGGAGCAGGGGCTGGTGCCGCGCCTGCTGGAACGGGCGGGCTACAAGCCAGACGCCTTCGCCGCCGCCCTCGAAGCGGCGTTGCAGAAGCGCCCGGCGGTCAGCGGCCCCGGCGCGGCCCAGGGGCAGATATACGTCACCCAGCGCCTGAACCAGGCCCTGGTGCGCGCGCAGGACTTCGCCAAGCGGCTCAAGGACGAGTACGTCAGCGTTGAACACCTCATCTGCGCCTTTCTGGAAGAACCGCCCTCCACCGACATGGGCCGCGTGGCCCGCGAATTCGGTCTGACCCAGGACAAGCTGCTGGCCGTGCTGGAAGACGTGCGCGGCGCGCAGCGCGTCACCTCGCAGAATCCGGAGGACACCTACGAGGCGCTCCAGAAGTACGGGCGCGACCTGGTGGAAGAAGCCCGAAAGGGCAAGCTGGACCCGGTCATCGGGCGCGACGCGGAAATCCGCCGTGTGGTGCGCATCCTGTCGCGGCGCACCAAGAACAACCCCGTGCTCATCGGCGAGGCGGGCGTGGGCAAGACGGCCATCGTCGAAGGCCTCGCCCACCGCATCCTGAAGGGCGACGTGCCCGAGGGCCTGAAGAACCGCAGCCTGTTCGCGCTGGACATGGGCGCGCTCATCGCCGGGGCCAAGTACCGGGGCGAGTTCGAGGAACGGTTGAAGGCGGTGCTGAAGGAAGTGGAAAAGGCCGAGGGCCGCATCGTCATGTTCATTGACGAACTGCACACCATCGTGGGCGCGGGCAAGACCGACGGGGCCATGGATGCGGGCAACCTGCTCAAACCCATGCTGGCGCGGGGCGAGTTGCACTGCATCGGCGCCACCACCCTGGACGAGTACCGCAAGTACATCGAGAAGGATCCGGCGCTGGAACGCCGCTTCCAGCCGGTGGTGGTGGACGAGCCCACGGTGGAGGACACCATTTCCATCCTGCGCGGCCTGCGCGAACGGTTCGAGGTGCACCACGGCGTGCGCATCAGCGATTCGGCCATCGTCGAGGCGGTGACCCTGTCGCACCGCTACATCACCGACCGCCAGTTGCCGGACAAGGCCATCGACCTCATCGACGAGGCGGCGGCGCTGATCCGCACCGAAATCGATTCGCTGCCCGCCGAACTGGACGAGGTGAACCGCAAGGTCATGCAGCTTGAGATCGAGCGCGAGGCCCTGCGCCGCGAGACGGACGCCGCCTCGCGCGAGCGGCTGGAAAAGCTGGAGAACGAACTGGCCGACCTGCGGGCCAGCCAGGCCACCCTGCTGGCCCAGTGGGAACGCGAAAAGGGCTCCATCGACGCCGTGCGCACCATCAAGGAAGAGATCGAACGCACCCGCCTGGCCATCGACGAGGCGGAACGCAACTACGACCTCAACCGCGCGGCGGAACTGAAGTATTCCAGGCTGCTGGAGCTTGAGCGCAAGCTGGCTGCCGCCGAACGCGGCGACGACGAGAATCGCCTGCTCAAGGAAGAGGTGCGCCCCGACGACGTGGCCGAAATCGTGGCCCGCTGGACGGGCATCCCCGTCACCCGGCTGCTGGAATCGGAGCGCGAGAAGCTGCTGCGCCTGGGCGACGTGCTGCACGAGCGCGTGGTGGGCCAGGACGAGGCCGTGCAGGCAGTGGCCGAAGCCGTGCTGCGCGCCCGGGCCGGGTTGTCCGACCCCGGGCGGCCCATCGGGTCGTTCATCTTTCTTGGCCCCACGGGCGTGGGCAAGACCGAGCTGTGCAAGACGCTGGCGGAATCGCTGTTCGACAGCGAGGACAACATCGTGCGCATCGACATGAGCGAATACATGGAGAAGCACGCGGTGGCCCGGCTCATCGGGGCGCCCCCCGGCTACGTGGGCTATGACGAGGGCGGCCAGCTGACCGAGGCCGTGCGCCGCAAGCCGTATAGCGTGGTGCTGTTCGACGAGATAGAAAAGGCCCACGCCGACGTGTTCAACGTGCTGCTGCAAATCCTGGACGACGGACGGCTTACCGACAGCCATGGCCGCACCGTGGATTTCAAGAACACCATCATCATCATGACATCCAACATCGGGTCGTCGCACCTGCTGGACGGCATCACCGAGGGTGGGGAATTCCGCCCTGGCGTGCGCGACAAGGTGATGGACGAGATGCGCCGCCACTTCCGGCCCGAGTTCCTGAACCGGGTGGACGAGATCGTCATGTTCCGCCCGCTGCTGCCCGAGCAGATCGGGCGTATCGTGGAACTCTTGCTGGGCAAGCTGCGGGGGCGTCTTGCCGAACGCAAGATCACCGTGGACCTTTCCGACGCGGCGCGCGACTTCATCGCCGAATCCGCCTACGACCCGGTGTACGGCGCACGGCCCCTGCGGCGCTACCTGCAAACCAACGTGGAAACGCCGCTGGCCCGCCGCCTGATCTCGGGCGACCTGAAGGACGGGCAGCACGTGACCATCGGGGTGCGGCTGGACAAGCTGACGTTTGAGTAACTTGCCGCAATCTTGAACGTATATTGAGAGAAATGCGTCGGGGAGGGGACCCTTTGCGCGCTGCGGTCGCCATCCGTAAGGTTCGCAAGCTCACCTAACGGCTGCCGCAAAGGGTCTCCCTCCCCGAACCCCGCGTTGCTGTCGCCATCCGTAAGCACTCGCGCGGGGCGCTCGTGCAACGGCTGCCGTTCCCCCCAAACTTTTTAATAAGGGCGACCTTGGTCCGCGTGGCTTAAAGGTACTCGGTAATATTTTGTGGGAAGTTCAAGAAAGCGTTTGAAGAGTACCTTGAAAACCGCCGCAACCGCGTGCCCCTTTCTTGCCAGAGCCTGATACCGCCCCCTCCGCCATTGGTATGCCATGCCGATTGCCCTGCGGTGGCGCTTCTGGTAATGGCACCGGCACGGGCGGTTCGCCCATCCAACTTTCACAATCCCGGAGCAGAACATGCGTTGGTTGCTGCTGGCCGCGCTTACGGCCCTTTTCGCGTTTGCAGGTCACGGAACCGCCATGGCGGCTTCGGCACAGAGGGGACACACGGTGATCAAGCTGGAAACGAGCATGGGCGACATCGTCATCGAACTGGATGACGAAAAGGCCCCCAAGTCCGCCGCCAACTTCCGCGAATACGTCGCGGCGGGCCATTACGACGGCACCATCTTCCACCGCGTCATCGACGGCTTCATGATCCAAGGCGGCGGCTACGACGAGAAGATGCACGAAAAGCCCACCCGCGAGCCCGTCGAGAACGAGGCCAACAACGGCCTGCGCAACGAAAAGTACACCCTGGCCATGGCCCGCACCATGGCTCCGCATTCCGCCACCGCCCAGTTCTTCATCAACGTGAAGGACAACGCCTTCCTCGACCACCGCGCGCCCACCATGCAGGGCTGGGGCTACGCCGTGTTCGGCAAGGTGATCGAAGGCACCGACGTGGTGGACAAGATCAAGGCCGTGCGCACCGCCACCGTGGGTTCGTTCGAAAACGTGCCCACCACCCCCGTGGTCATCAAGAAGGCCACCGTGCTGCCCCCGGCGGCGAAGTAGCCTGCGCTCACGGCATTACGGCATTGCATCACAGGCGCCCCGCACCCCATCCGGGTGGCGGGGCGCTTTTGCGTGGCGGCGCTGCCCATAGGCGGGCGGCGGCAAGGGTGGTATGCTGCAACCGTGCGTGCCCGCCATGCCCGCCATACTGGACATGACGGACATGACGGGCAGTGCCCCATCAGCACGAACGGCACGGGCCGCCACGGCACAATTCCGGTATCCCGGCTCCTGACACCCCGGAAGCAAGGACGACATCCCTCATGGAATACCGCATCGAGCGCGACAGCCTTGGCGAACGCAAGGTGCCCGCCCACGCCTATTACGGCGTGCAGACCCTGCGGGCGCTGGAGAATTTCGACGTTACCGGGCTGACCATTGGCCGCCATCCGCGCTTCGTGCAGGCGCTGGCATCGGTGAAGAAGGCCGCCGCCCTGGCCAACATGGAACTGGGCCTGCTGGACGGCGACGTGGGGCAGGCCATCGTGCAGGCCTGCCGCGAAGTGCGCGAAGGCCGCTTTGACGAGCAGTTCGTTGTGGACATCATCCAGGGCGGGGCGGGCACCTCGGTGAACATGAACGCCAACGAGGTCATCGCCAACCGCGCGCTGGAACTGATGGGCAGGGCGCGCGGCGAATACGGCGTGGTCAGCCCGCTGAACCACGTCAATCTCTCGCAGTCCACCAACGACGTGTACCCCACGGCATTCCGCATTGCCCTTGTATGGTATGCGCGTGACCTTGGCGCCTCGCTGCGCGAACTGCGCGACGCCTTCCACGCCAAGGGCGAGGCCTTTGCCGACGTCATCAAGATGGCCCGCACCCAGTTGCAGGATGCCGTGCCCATCACTCTGGGCGCGGAATTCGCGGCTTACGGGGTGACCGTGGGCGAGGACATCGACCGCCTAGTCGAGGTGGCTCGCCTGCTGTGCGAGGTGAACATCGGCGCAACCGCAGTGGGCACGGGCATCAACACCGTGCCCGGCTACGCGCCGCTGGTCTGCGACCGGCTGGCGGACATCACCGGGCTGCCGCTCTCGCTTTCGCCCAACCTTGTGGAAGCCACCAGCGACGCCGGGGCCTACGTCACCCTTTCCGGGCTGCTGAAACGGGTGGCGGTGAAGCTTTCCAAGATCTGCAACGACCTGCGCCTGCTCTCGTCCGGGCCGTTCACGGGCCTTGGCGAAATATCCCTGCCCGCCGTGCAGCCGGGGTCCAGCATCATGCCCGGGAAGGTCAACCCGGTGATCCCGGAACTGGTCAACCAGGTCTGCCAGCAGGTCATCGGCAACGACCTTACGGTGACCCTGGCGGCAGAGGCGGGACAGCTGGAACTGAACGTGTTCGGCCCCATCATGGCCTGCAACCTGTTCCAGTCGCTGGAAATCCTGACGCGGGCGGCGCGCATCCTGCGGGTGCGCTGCGTGGAGGGCATCACCGCCAACCGCGAACGCTGCCTGGAACTGCTGCACGGCTCGCTGGGCATGGTCACCGCGCTGGCGCCGGTCATCGGCTACGAGGCGGCGGCAACGGTGGTCAAGGACGCCCGCGCCACCGGGCGCACCCCGCGCGACCTGCTGGTGGAGCGGGGGCTGATGCGGCCGGAAGACTACGACGACCTGATGGACCCGGCCAAGATGCTTGGCCCGCGCGACGTGCGCGGGCATCGCAACGGCGGCCTGCGGCAGGATGCGGCAGGGCGGGAGGCTGTGGGCAAGGGAACGGCGAAGCAGGGCGCCCGGCCGGATGGGGCG encodes the following:
- a CDS encoding chaperone modulator CbpM yields the protein MYPDDGNEHGYDRGHGLAQGGELPIRSEFIAWAEFLQVSGVHPSRLGELIELGWLEPRRTAGEGYLFRRVDVYRTRKLERICADFELNSLGGSIVVDLLDRIDRLERRVRELEAQR
- the clpB gene encoding ATP-dependent chaperone ClpB, whose protein sequence is MDINKFTEKSQQAIAEAQSTAVRLGHQQVDVEHAALALVRQEQGLVPRLLERAGYKPDAFAAALEAALQKRPAVSGPGAAQGQIYVTQRLNQALVRAQDFAKRLKDEYVSVEHLICAFLEEPPSTDMGRVAREFGLTQDKLLAVLEDVRGAQRVTSQNPEDTYEALQKYGRDLVEEARKGKLDPVIGRDAEIRRVVRILSRRTKNNPVLIGEAGVGKTAIVEGLAHRILKGDVPEGLKNRSLFALDMGALIAGAKYRGEFEERLKAVLKEVEKAEGRIVMFIDELHTIVGAGKTDGAMDAGNLLKPMLARGELHCIGATTLDEYRKYIEKDPALERRFQPVVVDEPTVEDTISILRGLRERFEVHHGVRISDSAIVEAVTLSHRYITDRQLPDKAIDLIDEAAALIRTEIDSLPAELDEVNRKVMQLEIEREALRRETDAASRERLEKLENELADLRASQATLLAQWEREKGSIDAVRTIKEEIERTRLAIDEAERNYDLNRAAELKYSRLLELERKLAAAERGDDENRLLKEEVRPDDVAEIVARWTGIPVTRLLESEREKLLRLGDVLHERVVGQDEAVQAVAEAVLRARAGLSDPGRPIGSFIFLGPTGVGKTELCKTLAESLFDSEDNIVRIDMSEYMEKHAVARLIGAPPGYVGYDEGGQLTEAVRRKPYSVVLFDEIEKAHADVFNVLLQILDDGRLTDSHGRTVDFKNTIIIMTSNIGSSHLLDGITEGGEFRPGVRDKVMDEMRRHFRPEFLNRVDEIVMFRPLLPEQIGRIVELLLGKLRGRLAERKITVDLSDAARDFIAESAYDPVYGARPLRRYLQTNVETPLARRLISGDLKDGQHVTIGVRLDKLTFE
- a CDS encoding peptidylprolyl isomerase; this encodes MAASAQRGHTVIKLETSMGDIVIELDDEKAPKSAANFREYVAAGHYDGTIFHRVIDGFMIQGGGYDEKMHEKPTREPVENEANNGLRNEKYTLAMARTMAPHSATAQFFINVKDNAFLDHRAPTMQGWGYAVFGKVIEGTDVVDKIKAVRTATVGSFENVPTTPVVIKKATVLPPAAK
- a CDS encoding aspartate ammonia-lyase, whose amino-acid sequence is MEYRIERDSLGERKVPAHAYYGVQTLRALENFDVTGLTIGRHPRFVQALASVKKAAALANMELGLLDGDVGQAIVQACREVREGRFDEQFVVDIIQGGAGTSVNMNANEVIANRALELMGRARGEYGVVSPLNHVNLSQSTNDVYPTAFRIALVWYARDLGASLRELRDAFHAKGEAFADVIKMARTQLQDAVPITLGAEFAAYGVTVGEDIDRLVEVARLLCEVNIGATAVGTGINTVPGYAPLVCDRLADITGLPLSLSPNLVEATSDAGAYVTLSGLLKRVAVKLSKICNDLRLLSSGPFTGLGEISLPAVQPGSSIMPGKVNPVIPELVNQVCQQVIGNDLTVTLAAEAGQLELNVFGPIMACNLFQSLEILTRAARILRVRCVEGITANRERCLELLHGSLGMVTALAPVIGYEAAATVVKDARATGRTPRDLLVERGLMRPEDYDDLMDPAKMLGPRDVRGHRNGGLRQDAAGREAVGKGTAKQGARPDGAYGPAGRDGPDGPDGPDASDEPGEPGEPGEPGEPGEEDA